Proteins from one Sulfurovum sp. TSL1 genomic window:
- a CDS encoding rhodanese-like domain-containing protein: MKRLVIGLCLMTVSLMAELHQVWATPEFVEKNMKIIDIRTPAEWKETGIIQGSYTIMFFDEKGNFNVPDFLKQLDRVVKKDEPFALICRVGSRTSIVSEFLSERLGYKVINLKGGIMKMIHEGYKTVPYQP, translated from the coding sequence ATGAAAAGATTAGTGATAGGTTTATGTCTTATGACAGTATCATTGATGGCGGAGTTGCATCAAGTTTGGGCGACACCTGAGTTTGTTGAAAAAAATATGAAGATCATCGACATCCGTACACCTGCAGAATGGAAAGAAACAGGGATCATACAAGGTTCCTACACCATCATGTTTTTTGATGAAAAAGGGAATTTCAATGTTCCTGATTTTTTGAAACAGTTAGACAGGGTTGTTAAAAAAGATGAGCCCTTTGCACTCATTTGCAGAGTGGGCAGCCGTACGAGTATCGTTTCTGAATTTTTATCAGAAAGGTTAGGCTATAAGGTCATTAATTTGAAAGGGGGGATTATGAAGATGATACATGAAGGCTATAAAACAGTACCGTATCAACCATAA
- a CDS encoding carboxypeptidase regulatory-like domain-containing protein, whose protein sequence is MFRLNNIKQNVLILSFATLLAGCGGEGTATTTDSTSTDLTTTSTAKVVKIDVSAITTEDSATIEWNPYGYTTKSVEYGTSNKYGSVVSVQEEGTVTLYNLQANTEYHYRIVSEDEKGRPVVSNDMTFTTLAASNQPIVTDPVPTDPIITEPAPTDTNATEPTVTDPVSTEPIVTEAAPTVTEPVITDPIVTEPIVEETQAVCIEGDAKIEGHVTDKDTGTGLVGVQVNIGGCVTTTDSQGDYILMNIAVSDKASVMFSAEGYYTNSTNIQITDLSPNYTTVEIDKYISQWTYDSQTLVSGAHIVIPSGVYINHDGSPYIGQVTAGLSYRNSTEKGSEIVFPGEYKGEDNYGNIVPFISYGFTVIDLTDESGNALSVADDITLIFEATGAPAESIPLWFYDYEQGTWIEEGYATRLADGTYEGTVSHPGTWSLSQPIEDASGIYTDRILYTDGTPVKNLRVHAIGDNWISTDLSTDENGVFEIEVIPGQAFTLRAYHYDDKYGATYNGMISAVAPGETIDNSSL, encoded by the coding sequence ATGTTCAGACTTAACAATATCAAACAAAATGTACTTATACTGTCTTTTGCAACATTGCTTGCAGGTTGTGGCGGTGAAGGAACAGCGACTACAACAGATTCAACTTCAACTGATCTCACTACAACCTCTACAGCAAAAGTAGTGAAGATTGATGTCAGTGCCATTACTACAGAAGATTCTGCCACCATCGAGTGGAATCCTTATGGGTATACTACAAAATCAGTAGAGTATGGTACAAGTAATAAGTATGGTTCAGTAGTTTCAGTACAAGAAGAAGGTACTGTTACCTTATACAATTTACAGGCAAATACAGAATATCACTATAGAATAGTCTCCGAAGATGAGAAAGGCAGACCCGTTGTAAGTAATGATATGACTTTTACAACACTTGCCGCAAGTAACCAACCGATCGTAACGGACCCAGTGCCAACTGATCCGATCATAACTGAACCTGCACCAACTGACACAAACGCAACAGAACCAACAGTAACCGATCCTGTGTCAACAGAACCAATCGTAACCGAAGCGGCGCCAACTGTCACAGAACCGGTTATAACTGATCCGATCGTAACAGAACCAATCGTTGAAGAGACTCAAGCTGTCTGTATAGAGGGTGATGCAAAAATTGAAGGTCATGTTACGGATAAAGATACTGGAACAGGATTAGTAGGTGTTCAAGTCAATATAGGTGGCTGTGTCACTACCACTGATTCTCAAGGTGATTATATACTGATGAATATCGCTGTAAGCGATAAAGCTTCTGTCATGTTCAGTGCAGAAGGTTATTATACAAATAGTACGAATATTCAAATAACCGATCTATCCCCAAATTACACCACTGTTGAAATAGATAAATATATTAGCCAGTGGACTTATGATAGCCAGACTCTAGTTTCAGGAGCCCATATCGTGATACCTTCCGGAGTTTATATCAATCATGATGGAAGTCCTTATATAGGGCAAGTGACTGCCGGATTATCATATCGTAACAGTACAGAAAAAGGCAGTGAAATAGTATTTCCTGGAGAGTATAAAGGAGAAGATAACTATGGGAATATCGTTCCATTCATCTCTTATGGGTTTACTGTGATAGACCTTACAGATGAATCAGGCAATGCATTAAGTGTAGCTGATGATATAACTTTAATATTTGAGGCAACTGGTGCACCAGCTGAGAGTATTCCTTTATGGTTCTATGATTATGAGCAAGGTACCTGGATCGAAGAAGGATATGCCACTCGTCTAGCAGATGGAACATATGAAGGTACAGTTTCCCATCCGGGAACATGGAGTCTGAGCCAACCTATTGAAGATGCTTCGGGTATCTATACTGATCGTATCCTATATACAGATGGTACACCTGTAAAAAATCTAAGGGTACATGCTATTGGTGACAACTGGATCAGTACCGATCTTAGCACAGATGAGAATGGAGTATTTGAAATTGAAGTGATACCAGGTCAAGCATTCACATTGAGAGCATATCACTATGATGATAAATATGGTGCTACATACAACGGTATGATATCCGCTGTGGCTCCGGGTGAAACTATTGATAATTCCAGCTTATAA
- a CDS encoding RNA methyltransferase, with product MNLITVNDINVPELSIYHQLRDNAFTSDNSFVADSPKVVNLLLNADITVKSILATQEYYDTYASLLKEKNIPQLYVTSKALMQEIVGHKIHHNVMMHGTRPEPTPLGDLDDQIIMLDEISSTQNIGSIARSAAAIGIHSYLLPRHGPHPYSRRALRVSMGHISMLKTHLYDDIQKTLMTLKENGYRIYAAEVTDDSTPLASVKVSDKWVLLMGHEGLGLSDEILDLCDEVVTIEMTEGVKSFNVGVAASIMMYQFKHNI from the coding sequence ATGAATCTTATAACCGTTAACGACATCAATGTACCGGAACTCAGCATTTATCATCAACTCAGAGACAATGCTTTTACCTCAGACAACAGCTTTGTAGCTGACAGCCCCAAAGTAGTGAACCTGCTTCTCAATGCAGATATCACCGTAAAAAGTATACTGGCTACACAAGAGTATTATGATACCTATGCATCTCTCCTCAAAGAGAAAAACATTCCCCAACTCTATGTCACAAGTAAAGCCCTTATGCAGGAGATCGTAGGACACAAGATACACCATAATGTCATGATGCATGGTACACGTCCGGAACCAACACCACTTGGTGACCTTGATGATCAGATCATCATGTTGGATGAGATAAGTTCTACACAGAATATAGGTTCCATCGCACGCTCTGCTGCAGCGATTGGTATACACTCATACCTCCTGCCCAGGCATGGACCACACCCCTACTCCAGACGGGCGCTCAGGGTCTCCATGGGGCATATCAGTATGCTCAAAACACATCTATATGATGACATACAAAAAACACTCATGACACTCAAAGAAAATGGCTACCGTATCTATGCGGCCGAAGTCACTGATGACTCCACTCCACTCGCCTCTGTCAAAGTGTCAGACAAATGGGTACTGCTTATGGGACATGAGGGGTTAGGCTTATCAGATGAGATACTCGATCTCTGTGATGAAGTGGTCACGATAGAGATGACAGAAGGTGTAAAGAGTTTTAATGTAGGGGTTGCAGCTTCCATAATGATGTATCAATTTAAACACAATATTTAA
- a CDS encoding polysaccharide biosynthesis tyrosine autokinase: protein MQKEKYIQKISMSDDSIDLKEIFSVLKRYYKSLIFITILVMLLASIYAYFATNIYQSQTLVQLGEIENKTMNTDFIAMAEGNVNSRFDDEMASFSTRRLIGRALENLNLGIRYFTKKNLKSYELYKDSPFIVTFDYLNKNAMGVPFRIIPSKEGQYFRLVIEPTLKEKIVNTIRSFIIPLPDDEQPIVYNKVHKFGEKIETPWFTITIQKVFEFENDDYFFTMLPNKLMTNFIQENISVSPYSEDSRIIVITFQDNVPLRAKEVLDTLSSVYIQESMETRSKSANRKLHFIDMQLEAIDKTLKSSAQNLERYKATNIVVDLGSKAQITSAKMNQLETQLDEINMRIDVMENILNYIETHKDIKGINIDSAFSGSNLQGSAIQNLILEIQNVTAQRIDLLTEFTTRHPNIIKVDRQLISLRNSLKEAIQNSLNRFKKQKLSLSDIIQENKAKMQVLPEQERKLARLTRNFKVNENIYSFLLEKRAQTAVIESSSVSETSIFESAAIPDIPIKPKPLFILIISIFLGIILGLVQAFLRNSLNDKIQSREDIENRTTLPIYGILPTINQKILKLEVFKDSRSHFAESYRSLRTNLQFSRKENQANVILVTSTVSGEGKSTIVANLGAIFQMANMKTILVNLDLRKPTLHHYFNVPNSAGISTYLSGRSRIGEIIQPTEYKNLDIISSGPTPPNPSELILTDKLDELIEVLKEEYDYIFIDSAPMGLVSDTMHLMQYADMSLIVFRENYAKKSFVTDLNNLVKKHDLKHIGLVINSVDASSSSYGYGYGSGYSYGNK from the coding sequence ATGCAAAAAGAAAAATATATTCAGAAAATTTCTATGAGTGATGATAGTATAGATTTGAAAGAGATATTTTCTGTCCTTAAACGTTACTATAAGTCGCTGATCTTTATAACTATCTTAGTAATGTTATTGGCCTCTATATATGCCTATTTTGCTACAAATATCTATCAATCTCAAACACTTGTACAACTCGGAGAAATTGAAAATAAGACGATGAATACTGATTTTATTGCAATGGCTGAAGGAAACGTAAACAGCCGTTTCGATGATGAAATGGCTTCCTTCAGTACACGGCGTCTGATCGGAAGAGCACTTGAAAACCTAAATCTTGGTATACGATATTTTACGAAAAAAAACCTAAAGAGCTATGAACTTTACAAAGACTCTCCCTTTATCGTTACGTTCGATTATCTTAACAAAAATGCTATGGGAGTGCCGTTCCGGATTATTCCTTCCAAGGAAGGTCAGTATTTTAGGCTCGTTATAGAACCGACACTGAAAGAGAAGATCGTAAATACTATACGCTCGTTCATTATACCGCTTCCAGATGACGAACAACCCATAGTCTACAATAAAGTTCATAAATTTGGCGAAAAAATTGAGACACCATGGTTTACTATTACTATTCAAAAGGTATTTGAATTCGAAAATGATGACTATTTCTTCACTATGCTACCAAATAAGTTGATGACTAATTTCATACAAGAAAATATATCGGTATCACCATATTCAGAAGATAGTCGTATCATTGTCATAACTTTTCAGGACAATGTACCACTTCGTGCAAAAGAAGTTCTTGATACGCTCTCAAGCGTCTATATACAAGAAAGTATGGAAACCAGGTCCAAAAGCGCGAATAGAAAGCTGCATTTCATCGATATGCAGCTCGAAGCCATTGATAAGACACTCAAAAGCTCTGCCCAAAACCTTGAGCGATATAAAGCGACCAACATTGTCGTAGATTTAGGTTCAAAAGCACAAATAACATCTGCAAAGATGAATCAACTTGAGACTCAGCTTGATGAGATCAACATGCGTATTGATGTAATGGAAAATATCCTCAACTATATTGAAACCCACAAGGATATTAAAGGCATCAACATCGACTCTGCTTTTTCAGGCTCTAACTTACAGGGTTCTGCAATACAAAATCTCATTCTAGAAATTCAAAATGTAACGGCCCAACGTATTGATCTACTAACTGAGTTTACAACACGTCATCCAAATATCATCAAAGTTGATCGCCAGCTTATATCACTTCGAAACTCACTAAAGGAAGCCATACAGAATTCGTTAAATAGATTTAAAAAACAAAAACTGTCATTAAGTGATATTATCCAAGAGAATAAAGCCAAAATGCAGGTACTCCCAGAGCAAGAACGAAAACTGGCACGGCTTACGCGTAACTTTAAAGTCAATGAAAATATCTACTCTTTTCTACTGGAAAAAAGAGCGCAAACAGCCGTTATCGAATCTTCGTCTGTCTCCGAAACAAGTATCTTTGAATCCGCAGCTATCCCAGATATACCGATTAAACCAAAACCTTTATTCATTTTAATTATTTCTATTTTCTTAGGTATAATCTTAGGCCTTGTACAAGCATTTTTACGAAACTCCTTAAATGATAAAATCCAAAGTAGGGAAGATATTGAAAACAGAACTACATTACCTATTTACGGTATTCTTCCTACCATAAACCAAAAAATTCTTAAGCTAGAAGTCTTTAAAGATTCTAGATCACATTTTGCTGAAAGTTATCGAAGTTTACGGACCAATTTACAATTTTCCAGAAAAGAAAACCAAGCCAATGTTATTCTCGTGACTTCAACTGTTTCAGGAGAAGGGAAAAGTACGATAGTAGCGAATTTAGGTGCCATTTTTCAAATGGCAAACATGAAAACAATTCTTGTCAATTTAGACTTGAGAAAACCTACGCTTCATCATTATTTTAATGTGCCTAACAGTGCCGGGATAAGTACCTATTTGAGTGGTAGAAGTAGGATTGGAGAGATCATTCAACCCACTGAATATAAAAATTTAGACATCATTTCCTCAGGTCCTACTCCACCTAATCCCTCAGAACTTATTCTCACCGATAAATTAGATGAGTTAATAGAGGTGTTAAAAGAAGAATATGATTATATTTTTATCGATAGTGCTCCTATGGGACTAGTATCAGATACTATGCATCTTATGCAATATGCAGATATGAGTCTGATCGTTTTCAGAGAAAATTATGCGAAGAAATCATTTGTTACAGACTTAAATAATCTAGTAAAAAAACATGATCTTAAACATATCGGTTTAGTGATCAATTCCGTCGATGCATCTTCAAGCTCATATGGATATGGATATGGATCCGGCTATAGCTATGGGAATAAATAA
- a CDS encoding MraY family glycosyltransferase, translated as MDISLLSSIFLTSLAGMVLLKMFAKYVGLIDIPNERSVHKKPIPRGAGVAFVLAVLIPLLLFDLEHFKTYYYIYAAIGLVFIAGIWDDLKNISPKVKFIFIFLSSLILYLNDVAIYNLGTYFGYKMILPAWLVFPFTFFAIAGYTNALNLMDGLDGLAASISIVILVTFLAIGLVHGDEFIILLSSCFIVTLLAFLLFNWNPAKVFMGDSGSLSLGMVIAILGIQSTQYITPISILFIVALPVLDTFIVIIRRMQRHISPFHADKNHMHHFLFNVKGDIGYTVIILTMMQMIFSIIGYQVSQASDFLSLILFMLLFSIYLNLFDQRLKRRH; from the coding sequence ATGGATATTTCATTATTAAGCAGTATTTTTTTAACTTCTCTGGCAGGTATGGTCCTACTCAAGATGTTTGCTAAGTATGTTGGGCTAATAGATATCCCCAATGAAAGAAGTGTACACAAGAAACCTATACCAAGAGGTGCAGGGGTTGCTTTTGTTCTGGCTGTACTGATTCCCTTACTACTCTTTGATCTTGAGCATTTTAAAACATACTATTATATTTATGCAGCTATCGGATTAGTGTTTATAGCAGGGATATGGGATGATCTAAAAAATATTTCACCAAAAGTAAAATTCATCTTTATCTTTTTATCTTCACTCATATTATATCTCAATGATGTTGCAATATATAATTTAGGAACGTATTTCGGTTATAAAATGATCTTACCGGCATGGCTGGTGTTCCCTTTTACTTTTTTTGCCATAGCGGGGTACACCAATGCCTTGAATTTAATGGATGGTTTAGACGGATTGGCTGCATCGATCTCTATCGTGATCCTTGTTACTTTTTTGGCCATAGGTTTAGTTCATGGTGATGAATTTATCATTTTATTATCGTCATGCTTTATCGTAACACTTCTTGCATTTTTGTTGTTTAACTGGAACCCTGCAAAGGTATTTATGGGTGATAGCGGTTCACTCTCATTAGGTATGGTGATAGCTATTTTAGGTATACAATCAACACAGTACATTACGCCTATATCTATTTTGTTTATTGTTGCACTGCCTGTCTTAGATACATTTATCGTAATAATACGGCGTATGCAACGTCACATATCACCATTCCATGCAGATAAAAACCATATGCACCATTTTTTGTTCAATGTAAAAGGAGATATCGGCTATACGGTCATCATCTTGACAATGATGCAAATGATATTTTCCATTATAGGGTATCAGGTAAGCCAGGCAAGTGATTTTCTTTCTCTGATCCTGTTTATGTTGTTGTTCTCTATCTATTTAAATTTATTTGATCAACGGTTGAAAAGACGCCATTGA
- a CDS encoding polysaccharide biosynthesis/export family protein — protein sequence MYEYRIRPHDRISITMYNHPELGTTSVNSQREDTTGVLVDSKGYVRLPLIKSIHIAGLTQPAAQAKIESAYKAYLEDAELNLQVLNKRAYVLGEVNRPGEVNLFNERATLLQVLASAGDLTNYANRHAIVIMKQRKNTVHTQTVDLTSANSIKMANLMIYPGDTIYVAPNGVRAFNIGVSEVTPVFDLAGRITQPIVNVEYLRDR from the coding sequence ATGTACGAATATAGAATCCGGCCGCATGACAGGATCTCTATTACGATGTATAACCATCCAGAGCTTGGAACAACAAGTGTTAATAGCCAAAGAGAAGATACTACAGGTGTCCTGGTTGACTCCAAAGGATATGTCAGACTGCCGCTTATCAAGTCTATACACATTGCAGGGCTCACACAGCCAGCCGCGCAAGCGAAGATCGAGAGTGCTTACAAAGCCTATCTTGAAGATGCCGAGCTCAACTTGCAAGTCTTAAATAAAAGAGCCTATGTTCTGGGAGAAGTAAATAGACCAGGAGAAGTGAACCTCTTTAACGAAAGAGCCACTCTCCTGCAAGTCCTGGCCAGTGCAGGAGACTTAACAAATTATGCCAATAGACATGCTATCGTCATCATGAAACAGAGAAAGAACACAGTTCATACCCAAACTGTTGACCTTACAAGTGCAAATTCGATTAAAATGGCCAACTTAATGATCTATCCTGGTGATACTATCTATGTCGCACCGAATGGAGTAAGAGCATTTAACATAGGTGTAAGTGAAGTGACTCCAGTCTTTGACCTGGCAGGAAGAATCACACAACCGATAGTGAATGTTGAATATTTAAGAGATCGTTAA
- a CDS encoding LamG-like jellyroll fold domain-containing protein, with protein sequence MRSNKVNLLKKMLGMLLVAPVMLSLSLFAADPVNHWKLDENDTSSEIYVDSIGAADGTCATSHCPTPSVGQINGAQYFDAAELDRIDVNNTTSFEWDQDANITIEFWMKSQMVPMSNRVMIGRANTLGILWYIGINGTDAPGHVRVAVANDKSAPADNVVGNSQTNVTDDVWHHIAFVLTEPEVKVYIDGQFDFNLTRSAVSDLHASSDVHFGSLNDSASLSYTGNLDEITVYTAAIDAGLIQQHYEMGLQPNLAEVTPVPTPTDDNTPDYTFSSDEAGTITYGGSCSSAATEATAGNNTITFDTLADGVYGDCTITVTDEANNSSAPLSVTEFVVDTTVPDVTAPTLAEVTAVTSPTDDNTPDYTFSSDEAGTITYGGSCSSAATEATAGNNTITFDTLADGVYGDCTITVTDEANNSSAPLSVTEFVVDTTVPDVTAPTLAEVTAVTSPTDDNTPDYTFSSDEAGTITYGGSCSSAATEATAGNNTITFDTLADGIYGDCTITVTDEANNSSAPLSVTEFVVDTTVPIISDGGGGGCTYNPDSKHFDMVFLLMIALGLFYPFRRRFIK encoded by the coding sequence ATGCGTAGTAATAAAGTCAATTTGTTAAAAAAGATGTTAGGAATGCTTCTAGTGGCACCTGTAATGCTGTCACTATCACTATTTGCCGCAGATCCGGTTAACCATTGGAAACTGGATGAGAATGACACTAGTAGTGAAATTTATGTTGATTCTATTGGTGCTGCTGATGGAACATGTGCAACTTCACATTGTCCTACTCCTAGTGTAGGTCAAATTAATGGTGCACAATATTTTGATGCTGCTGAGCTTGATAGAATCGATGTCAATAATACAACAAGCTTTGAGTGGGATCAAGATGCTAATATCACCATAGAATTCTGGATGAAGTCACAGATGGTCCCAATGAGTAATAGAGTTATGATAGGACGCGCTAATACTTTGGGTATCTTATGGTATATTGGAATAAATGGAACGGATGCTCCAGGACATGTTAGAGTTGCCGTAGCTAATGATAAAAGTGCCCCTGCAGACAATGTTGTGGGGAATAGTCAAACAAACGTCACTGATGATGTATGGCATCACATAGCATTTGTTCTTACCGAGCCTGAGGTAAAGGTATATATCGATGGTCAATTTGATTTTAATTTAACCAGATCAGCAGTAAGTGACCTACATGCTAGTTCAGATGTGCACTTTGGTTCACTAAATGATTCCGCTAGTTTATCGTATACAGGTAATCTGGATGAGATAACTGTTTATACTGCTGCAATTGATGCAGGACTGATTCAACAGCATTATGAAATGGGATTACAGCCAAATTTAGCAGAAGTAACACCAGTACCAACACCTACAGATGATAATACCCCAGACTATACTTTCTCTTCAGATGAAGCTGGAACTATCACTTATGGTGGATCTTGTAGCTCTGCTGCAACAGAAGCAACAGCTGGTAATAATACAATTACATTTGATACACTTGCAGACGGGGTATACGGCGATTGTACGATCACTGTAACAGATGAAGCAAACAACTCTTCAGCTCCATTATCAGTAACTGAATTTGTGGTGGATACGACTGTACCAGATGTCACTGCCCCTACCCTTGCAGAAGTAACCGCGGTGACATCACCTACAGATGATAATACCCCAGACTATACTTTCTCTTCAGATGAAGCTGGAACTATCACTTATGGTGGATCTTGTAGCTCTGCTGCAACAGAAGCAACAGCTGGTAATAATACAATTACATTTGATACACTTGCAGACGGGGTATACGGCGATTGTACGATCACTGTAACAGATGAAGCAAACAACTCTTCAGCTCCATTATCAGTAACTGAATTTGTGGTGGATACGACTGTACCAGATGTCACTGCCCCTACCCTTGCAGAAGTAACCGCGGTGACATCACCTACAGATGATAATACCCCAGACTATACTTTCTCTTCAGATGAAGCTGGAACTATCACTTATGGTGGATCTTGTAGCTCTGCTGCAACAGAAGCAACAGCTGGTAATAATACAATTACATTTGATACACTTGCAGACGGGATATACGGCGATTGTACGATCACTGTAACAGATGAAGCAAACAACTCTTCAGCTCCATTATCAGTAACTGAATTTGTGGTGGATACAACAGTTCCAATTATTAGCGACGGTGGTGGCGGTGGTTGTACATACAACCCTGACAGTAAGCACTTCGATATGGTGTTCTTACTGATGATCGCATTGGGACTTTTCTATCCGTTTAGAAGAAGATTCATCAAGTAA
- a CDS encoding DnaJ C-terminal domain-containing protein, whose protein sequence is MSKSLYETLGVSENASADEIKKSYRKLARKYHPDINKDESAVDKFKEINAAYEVLSDPEKKAQYDQFGDQMFGGQNFHDFAQGQGGGVDLDEILRQMFGGGGGFSGGFGGAQGGFGGFGAPNLDLQARITVPFMVAINGGKHNVSVNGQNFDIKIPAGIKSGETMRVRGKGKQYQGHVGDLLIQVEVAASNEYERKGDNLYKTFDVPLKEALFGGKIAVNTPEKEVSLKVPKNTKNGQKFRLKGKGVADRKTALKGDLYLVANVVLPDVDTLDDELKAMIEAKL, encoded by the coding sequence ATGTCAAAAAGTTTATATGAAACACTCGGTGTAAGTGAAAATGCTTCTGCTGATGAAATTAAAAAATCCTACAGAAAATTGGCACGAAAATACCACCCTGACATTAACAAAGATGAGAGTGCTGTAGATAAGTTCAAAGAGATCAACGCAGCCTATGAAGTACTCTCTGATCCCGAGAAGAAAGCACAATATGATCAATTTGGTGATCAAATGTTCGGCGGGCAGAATTTCCATGACTTTGCACAGGGACAAGGCGGAGGTGTTGACCTCGATGAGATACTTAGACAAATGTTCGGTGGCGGCGGTGGTTTCAGCGGTGGTTTTGGTGGAGCGCAAGGCGGTTTTGGCGGTTTTGGTGCTCCGAATTTGGATCTGCAGGCACGTATTACCGTACCATTCATGGTGGCGATCAATGGTGGCAAACACAATGTCTCTGTCAATGGGCAAAATTTTGACATAAAGATCCCTGCAGGGATCAAAAGCGGTGAGACCATGCGTGTGCGTGGTAAAGGTAAACAATACCAAGGACATGTAGGAGACCTCCTGATACAGGTAGAGGTTGCAGCTTCAAATGAATATGAAAGAAAAGGTGATAACCTCTATAAGACATTTGATGTGCCTTTAAAAGAAGCACTTTTTGGAGGGAAGATCGCCGTAAATACTCCAGAAAAAGAGGTGTCACTCAAAGTACCTAAAAATACGAAGAATGGTCAAAAATTCAGACTGAAAGGTAAAGGTGTCGCCGACAGAAAAACCGCATTGAAAGGTGACTTGTATCTTGTAGCAAATGTGGTTTTACCTGATGTAGATACATTGGATGATGAACTTAAAGCGATGATCGAAGCAAAACTTTAA